From a single Chloracidobacterium thermophilum B genomic region:
- a CDS encoding TonB-dependent receptor: protein MCNRLLRLCLALFIGCLAGAPVFGQVSTGQLSGTVTDPSGAVVSGATVTVIQKGTGTTRTVTTGDAGTYTVPLLPPGTYRVEVTAPNFRKTVLDDVPVRITENTTVDLTLQVGDVSGEVVVVTAEGPLVRTDSSSQGRVIEERSLRQLPLPTRNFQQLLTLSAGTSANITNTSEVGRGDTAINVNGQRTTSNSVLINGIDANSIGTGSTPNLAVPATDSLQEFIVLTSQYDASAGRNAGGIVTAVTKSGTNEFHGNAYFFLRDTSLNANNFFLKRQGIDRPTNERYQYGGTLGGPIIKDRLWFFGSYQGTRETNGTSLTNSLSVVGTPPDLTDDRSDAALAALSRARAPGLAAFGQLGFVNPVARRLLQARYPDGSFLIPSGNGQIARILPTLSKFREEQFNANVDAQLGNANRLAVKFFFANNRTDQGLFNQFGLANALQTPGYPVRTEANNRFLAVTDTHVFASGFINEARFGFNIIPAKATPTEPFTANQFGINSPNRSRFPGMPAIGLTNFFTAGPSGFSASDNQADTLTAGDTVTYTTGNHALKFGGEYRYNRVRVEFDIFARGSITFTGALTNLAALAPLFTPGRRDAFTEFLVADAFPGFNPVFSIIGPGSAKRQVRAHDFALFFQDDWKIHPRLTLNLGIRYDYFGPFFDTEGRFVTFDPDRFRANAPGNGFLQAGNASPGIPNVPKVERGLVPPDRNNVAPRIGFAFRPLDSNRFVIRGGYGIYYDRPNSRVVNNQGLTYPYYTLALAQFSRPFANPFVPIPQQYPVGFPFIVPNDLFNPSLPVGPTNQPNIVIPVQGIYLNRNLRTPYVQQYSLGVQWEFIKDTQLEIAYVGSVGRKLTRFRNLNQTTSPNAVGTFTLSPLFSTIPTIGFGVHAQETTANSSYNSLQISVTRRLAKGLQGLFAYTWSHTIDNYSGQITSAGTSDVSADVGDQATFAGTRGTADFDRRHRVVASFVYDLPKFYQGDGALKYLVNDWQIAVVSIVQSGLPFNVISGRGLFDASRADFVPGFRGSAARSGDVRRRLDNYFNTGAFVVATGVGNFGNTGRNILRGPAQANSDISIVKFFPIGERQRVEFRTEFFNAFNQTNFANPVSTGAPLVPGGPPLNPNFGRILSTSTGPRLIQFAFKYSF, encoded by the coding sequence ATGTGCAACCGACTTTTGCGCCTTTGTCTGGCGCTTTTCATTGGCTGCCTGGCCGGGGCGCCCGTCTTTGGGCAGGTCTCGACCGGACAGTTGAGCGGCACCGTGACCGATCCATCGGGCGCCGTTGTTTCCGGTGCGACCGTCACCGTCATTCAGAAAGGCACGGGCACAACCCGTACGGTGACGACGGGCGACGCCGGCACTTATACCGTGCCGCTGCTTCCACCGGGCACCTACCGGGTCGAGGTCACGGCACCCAACTTTCGCAAAACCGTTCTGGACGATGTTCCGGTGCGGATTACCGAAAACACCACAGTTGATCTCACCTTGCAGGTCGGCGATGTCAGCGGCGAAGTCGTGGTCGTCACGGCCGAAGGGCCGCTGGTGCGGACGGACTCATCGAGCCAGGGGCGCGTCATCGAGGAGCGCAGCCTGCGCCAGTTGCCGCTTCCAACCCGCAACTTCCAGCAGCTTCTGACGCTCAGCGCCGGCACCTCGGCCAACATCACCAACACGTCAGAAGTCGGACGCGGCGACACGGCCATCAACGTCAACGGCCAGCGCACAACGAGCAACTCGGTGCTCATCAACGGGATTGACGCCAACTCGATTGGGACGGGTTCAACGCCTAATCTGGCCGTTCCTGCCACGGACTCGCTCCAGGAATTCATCGTCCTGACCAGCCAGTACGATGCCTCAGCCGGGCGCAACGCTGGCGGCATCGTCACGGCCGTGACGAAATCGGGCACGAACGAGTTTCACGGCAATGCCTACTTTTTCCTGCGCGACACCTCGCTCAACGCCAACAACTTCTTCCTCAAGCGCCAGGGCATTGATCGTCCCACCAACGAACGCTACCAGTACGGCGGCACGCTCGGCGGTCCCATCATCAAGGACCGGCTCTGGTTTTTCGGCTCCTACCAGGGCACCCGTGAAACCAACGGCACGTCGCTGACCAACAGCCTGTCGGTGGTCGGCACGCCGCCCGACCTGACCGATGACCGTTCGGATGCGGCGCTGGCGGCGTTGTCCCGCGCCCGCGCCCCCGGACTGGCCGCGTTTGGGCAGCTTGGTTTTGTCAACCCCGTGGCCCGCCGTCTGCTTCAGGCGCGTTATCCTGATGGCTCCTTCCTCATTCCGTCGGGCAACGGGCAGATTGCGCGCATCCTGCCGACGCTCTCGAAATTCCGGGAAGAACAGTTCAATGCGAACGTGGATGCCCAGCTCGGCAACGCCAACCGGCTGGCCGTCAAGTTTTTCTTTGCCAACAACCGGACTGACCAGGGTTTGTTCAACCAGTTCGGGTTGGCCAACGCCCTTCAGACGCCGGGCTATCCGGTGCGGACAGAAGCCAACAACCGCTTCCTTGCTGTCACCGACACCCACGTGTTTGCCAGTGGCTTCATCAACGAAGCGCGCTTTGGCTTCAACATCATTCCGGCAAAAGCGACGCCGACCGAACCGTTCACGGCGAATCAGTTTGGCATCAACTCGCCCAATCGCAGCCGCTTCCCCGGCATGCCCGCCATCGGGCTGACCAATTTCTTCACCGCCGGGCCCTCCGGTTTTTCGGCCAGCGACAACCAGGCCGACACCCTCACGGCCGGCGATACCGTGACCTACACGACCGGCAACCACGCCCTGAAGTTCGGCGGTGAGTACCGCTACAACCGCGTCCGGGTGGAGTTTGACATTTTTGCCCGTGGTTCGATTACCTTCACCGGCGCACTGACCAATCTGGCGGCCCTGGCGCCGCTCTTTACACCGGGACGGCGCGATGCCTTCACGGAATTTCTCGTGGCGGATGCCTTTCCGGGCTTCAATCCGGTGTTTTCGATTATCGGCCCCGGATCGGCCAAACGGCAGGTGCGGGCGCATGACTTCGCGTTGTTCTTTCAGGACGACTGGAAAATCCATCCGCGCCTGACCCTTAACCTTGGCATCCGGTACGACTACTTCGGCCCTTTTTTCGACACCGAAGGCCGCTTCGTGACCTTCGATCCTGACCGCTTCCGCGCCAACGCCCCCGGCAACGGCTTCCTGCAGGCCGGCAATGCCAGCCCTGGCATTCCCAACGTGCCTAAAGTCGAGCGGGGACTCGTGCCGCCCGACCGCAACAACGTTGCACCCCGGATTGGGTTTGCCTTCCGGCCGCTCGACAGCAACCGGTTCGTCATCCGGGGCGGCTACGGCATCTACTATGACCGTCCGAACTCGCGCGTTGTCAACAACCAGGGGCTGACCTATCCCTACTACACGCTGGCGCTGGCGCAGTTTTCGCGACCCTTCGCCAACCCGTTCGTACCGATTCCACAGCAGTACCCGGTCGGCTTCCCCTTCATCGTGCCGAATGACCTGTTCAACCCCTCGCTGCCGGTAGGGCCGACCAACCAGCCGAACATTGTCATTCCGGTGCAGGGCATTTACCTCAACCGCAACCTGCGCACGCCTTACGTCCAGCAGTATTCCCTTGGCGTGCAGTGGGAGTTCATCAAGGACACCCAGCTTGAAATAGCCTACGTCGGCTCGGTCGGCCGCAAGCTGACGCGCTTCCGCAACCTCAACCAGACGACCTCGCCGAATGCGGTCGGGACGTTCACCCTCAGCCCGCTGTTTTCGACGATTCCAACCATCGGTTTTGGCGTCCACGCCCAGGAAACAACCGCCAACTCCAGCTACAACTCGTTGCAAATCAGCGTGACGCGGCGGCTGGCCAAGGGGCTTCAGGGGTTGTTTGCCTACACGTGGTCACACACGATTGACAACTACTCCGGGCAGATCACTTCCGCCGGGACGAGCGACGTGTCGGCCGACGTGGGCGACCAGGCCACCTTTGCCGGAACGCGCGGGACGGCAGACTTTGACCGGCGGCACCGCGTCGTGGCCAGCTTCGTCTATGACCTGCCGAAGTTCTATCAGGGCGACGGCGCGCTGAAATACCTGGTCAACGACTGGCAGATTGCTGTGGTGTCCATCGTCCAGTCAGGACTGCCCTTCAACGTGATTTCGGGGCGCGGACTGTTCGATGCCTCACGGGCGGACTTTGTCCCTGGCTTCCGGGGTAGTGCCGCGCGCAGCGGGGATGTGCGTCGTCGGCTGGACAACTACTTCAACACAGGTGCGTTTGTTGTCGCCACAGGCGTTGGCAACTTTGGCAACACCGGCCGCAACATCCTGCGCGGCCCGGCGCAGGCCAACAGCGACATTTCCATCGTCAAGTTCTTCCCGATTGGTGAACGGCAGCGGGTTGAATTCCGCACGGAATTCTTCAATGCCTTCAACCAGACGAACTTCGCCAATCCGGTCAGCACCGGAGCGCCACTTGTGCCGGGTGGCCCGCCGTTGAACCCCAACTTCGGGCGCATTCTCTCGACTTCGACGGGGCCGCGGCTCATTCAGTTTGCGTTCAAGTACAGCTTCTGA